From the genome of Methylomonas sp. UP202, one region includes:
- a CDS encoding ATP-binding protein has translation MTKPWRLAPRSLKKQLLFSLLSALLLGWSVSAYLNYQRTRDEIAELFNAELAQSARVVQAFVDNMLRLRALTKLWEREKTPELFDTPILGHKYERKIAFQLRSIKDGLVLRSESAPEFALSLTRNGYSETVLDGQLWHVFSLSSENGDYVIHVGQRDDIRRQLVESIAGQQIIGVLIALPVLGLVIWLIVSRTLRPINRLKDELASREADFLQPLALDALPEEMLPVVNQLNALLAMLEQAFVNERNFTSDASHELRTPLAGLQTQLQVAQKAVDPAMRDQAIAKAQQAVLRMTHLVQQLLTLARVQHHNAGIDLQSVDIHQVLADTLADLEPLARAKQIDLELRGDAKLAVAANPQLLQILLRNLLDNAIKYTPAGGAVLASCRLEASRVAVCVDDTGPGVADAELARLTQRFYRCVETAQSAEGSGLGLSIAQRIVALHGAEIDFGRSPMGGLQARLILNRIV, from the coding sequence ATGACCAAACCCTGGCGGCTGGCGCCGCGCTCGCTGAAAAAGCAACTGCTGTTCTCGCTGCTGTCAGCACTGTTGCTGGGTTGGAGCGTCAGCGCCTATCTGAATTACCAACGCACCCGCGACGAAATCGCCGAATTGTTCAACGCCGAGCTGGCGCAATCGGCGCGGGTGGTGCAGGCCTTTGTCGACAACATGCTGCGGCTGCGCGCGTTGACCAAACTGTGGGAGCGCGAGAAAACCCCGGAATTGTTCGACACCCCTATCCTCGGCCACAAATACGAACGCAAGATTGCCTTCCAACTGCGTTCGATCAAGGACGGTCTGGTATTGCGCTCGGAAAGCGCGCCGGAATTCGCGCTGTCGCTGACCCGCAACGGCTACAGCGAAACGGTACTGGACGGCCAGCTCTGGCACGTGTTCAGTTTGAGCAGCGAGAACGGCGATTACGTGATCCACGTCGGCCAGCGCGACGACATCCGCCGGCAACTGGTCGAAAGCATCGCCGGCCAGCAAATCATCGGCGTGCTGATCGCGCTGCCGGTACTGGGCTTGGTGATTTGGCTGATCGTCAGCCGCACCTTGCGGCCGATCAACCGGCTGAAGGACGAACTGGCCAGCCGCGAGGCCGACTTCCTGCAACCGCTGGCCTTGGACGCCTTGCCCGAGGAAATGCTGCCGGTGGTCAATCAGCTCAACGCCTTGCTGGCGATGCTGGAACAGGCCTTCGTCAACGAACGCAATTTCACCTCCGATGCTTCGCACGAACTGCGCACGCCGTTGGCCGGCCTGCAAACCCAACTGCAAGTGGCGCAAAAAGCTGTCGATCCGGCCATGCGCGACCAAGCCATCGCCAAGGCGCAACAGGCCGTGCTGCGGATGACGCATTTGGTTCAGCAATTGTTGACGCTGGCGCGGGTGCAACACCATAACGCCGGGATCGATTTGCAAAGCGTGGACATTCATCAAGTGCTGGCCGACACGCTGGCCGATCTGGAACCGTTGGCCCGCGCCAAGCAAATCGATCTGGAATTGCGCGGCGACGCCAAATTGGCGGTCGCGGCCAATCCGCAATTGTTGCAAATCCTGCTGCGCAATCTGCTGGACAACGCCATCAAATACACCCCGGCCGGCGGCGCGGTGCTGGCGTCCTGCCGGCTCGAAGCCAGCCGAGTCGCGGTCTGCGTCGACGACACCGGCCCCGGCGTCGCCGACGCCGAACTGGCGCGCCTGACCCAGCGTTTCTACCGCTGCGTCGAAACCGCCCAATCCGCCGAAGGCAGCGGCCTGGGCCTGTCCATCGCCCAACGCATCGTCGCGCTGCACGGCGCCGAGATCGACTTCGGCCGCTCGCCGATGGGCGGCTTGCAGGCGCGGTTGATACTGAATCGGATCGTTTAA
- a CDS encoding response regulator: protein MRLLLVEDDAILGDGIKAGLTLEGYAVDWLTDGAQADEALKLNRYDLVVLDLNLPRMDGMTVLKNLRRRKDSTPVLLLTARDGVAERVAGLDNGADDYVAKPFDLAEICARLRALARRHEGHAQPLIEHKGVTIDPAAHQVYYLDKPVDLSQKEFEVLSYLLGHLGQVISRARLEEALYAWGSEVESNAVEVHIHHLRKKLDAGLIRTIRGVGYIVDHD from the coding sequence ATGCGCTTATTATTGGTGGAAGACGATGCAATTTTGGGCGACGGTATCAAAGCCGGGCTGACGCTGGAAGGCTACGCGGTCGATTGGCTGACCGACGGCGCCCAGGCCGACGAAGCCTTGAAATTGAACCGCTACGACTTGGTGGTCCTCGACCTGAACCTGCCGCGGATGGACGGCATGACCGTGCTGAAGAATCTGCGCCGCCGCAAGGACAGCACGCCGGTGCTGCTGTTGACCGCCCGCGACGGCGTGGCCGAGCGGGTGGCCGGACTGGACAACGGCGCGGACGACTACGTCGCCAAACCTTTCGATCTGGCCGAAATCTGCGCCCGGTTGCGCGCCCTCGCCCGCCGCCACGAAGGCCATGCCCAGCCGCTGATCGAGCACAAGGGCGTGACGATAGACCCGGCCGCCCATCAGGTGTATTACCTGGACAAGCCGGTGGACTTGTCGCAAAAGGAATTCGAAGTGCTCAGCTATCTGTTGGGCCATCTCGGCCAGGTGATTTCCCGCGCCCGCCTGGAAGAAGCGCTGTACGCCTGGGGCTCGGAAGTCGAGAGCAACGCGGTCGAAGTTCACATTCACCATCTGCGTAAAAAGCTGGACGCTGGCCTGATCCGCACGATACGCGGCGTCGGTTACATCGTCGATCACGACTGA
- a CDS encoding DUF1175 family protein, whose protein sequence is MRHISRFKGRRRWGTRWLALAFAAAAQATPSDDSDILARRGQQRPLPTDASLPPTLTLSQPAGGWTSGLQIKVEGTCSDPAADPVVVNINGVRYYVRNVNGGFARAFPAAKGKNTVIAECANAAGVAKASTTVDAVIAPIPLKVVLTSDSDGVYTDLHIYEPDNTHVYWADTNSTSGGIFFLNQNGDNFDQAGYGPYLYVHPAPPVGVFRIDTNYWPGGAVQHTLANLDIILDEGLPSESRRRVQKPLARPGETQTLAYVVIQGNRRPAKIYVPGQDAERDMPAEVRDYIKHEPKREGEDGGGAELGFLPPQDEQALRQVVTDVALLQARKFSPLWETKQRDCAGLVRFAYRTALEPRDAARTAKLGVPAKLNLPPVSEQARQVLPAYPQIWQTGIGNGLPRYGHFADAETLIGYNFRLKSRDLAAARNGDLLVYQKPLINDEPYHLMLFAAGRAENLAVYHNGALGADGQVRVVRIAELLESPDPVWIPRPENPYFLGVYEWNRLRPQNA, encoded by the coding sequence ATGCGGCACATTTCTAGGTTCAAAGGCCGGCGCCGCTGGGGGACGCGATGGCTAGCGCTGGCGTTTGCCGCCGCCGCGCAAGCCACGCCCAGCGACGATTCCGACATTCTGGCCCGGCGCGGCCAGCAACGGCCCTTGCCGACCGATGCCAGCCTGCCGCCGACGCTGACGTTGAGCCAACCCGCCGGCGGCTGGACCAGCGGCTTGCAGATCAAGGTGGAAGGCACATGTTCCGATCCGGCCGCCGACCCGGTGGTCGTCAACATCAACGGCGTGCGCTACTACGTGCGCAACGTCAACGGCGGTTTCGCCCGTGCCTTCCCGGCCGCCAAGGGCAAGAACACCGTGATCGCCGAATGCGCTAACGCCGCCGGCGTTGCTAAAGCCTCAACGACGGTGGACGCGGTGATCGCGCCGATTCCGTTGAAAGTGGTGCTGACCAGCGACAGCGACGGCGTTTACACCGATTTACATATCTACGAGCCCGACAATACCCACGTTTATTGGGCCGATACCAATTCGACCAGCGGCGGTATCTTCTTTCTGAACCAGAATGGCGACAATTTCGACCAGGCCGGTTACGGGCCTTATCTGTACGTCCATCCGGCCCCGCCGGTCGGGGTGTTCCGCATCGACACCAATTACTGGCCGGGCGGTGCGGTGCAGCATACCCTGGCGAATTTGGACATTATTCTCGACGAAGGTTTGCCCAGCGAAAGCCGGCGCCGGGTGCAAAAGCCGCTGGCCCGGCCCGGCGAAACCCAAACCCTGGCCTACGTGGTGATTCAAGGCAATCGCCGGCCGGCGAAAATCTACGTGCCGGGCCAGGACGCCGAGCGCGATATGCCCGCCGAGGTGCGCGACTACATCAAGCACGAACCCAAACGCGAAGGCGAGGACGGTGGCGGCGCGGAGCTGGGTTTCCTGCCGCCGCAAGACGAACAGGCGCTGCGTCAGGTCGTTACCGACGTGGCTCTGCTGCAAGCCCGCAAATTCAGCCCCCTGTGGGAAACCAAGCAACGCGATTGCGCCGGCCTGGTGCGCTTTGCCTACCGCACCGCGCTGGAACCGCGCGACGCCGCTCGCACCGCCAAATTGGGCGTGCCGGCCAAGCTGAATTTACCGCCGGTATCGGAGCAGGCCAGGCAGGTGCTGCCGGCTTATCCGCAAATCTGGCAAACCGGCATCGGGAACGGTTTGCCGCGCTACGGCCATTTCGCCGACGCCGAGACGTTGATCGGCTACAACTTCCGGCTGAAATCCCGCGACCTGGCGGCGGCGCGAAACGGCGATTTACTGGTCTATCAAAAGCCCTTGATTAACGATGAGCCCTATCATTTGATGCTGTTTGCCGCCGGCCGCGCCGAGAATCTGGCCGTCTACCATAACGGCGCCCTGGGGGCCGACGGGCAGGTGCGGGTGGTCAGAATCGCCGAATTGTTGGAATCGCCCGATCCGGTCTGGATACCCCGGCCGGAAAATCCGTATTTTCTAGGAGTGTACGAATGGAACCGCTTACGCCCGCAAAACGCCTGA
- a CDS encoding efflux RND transporter periplasmic adaptor subunit: MKYKIPIAATLLAVAGAIWLANRKPAPIDVEVYTLAEGEVRATVANTRVGTVKACRRAYLAPATGGQVAKLHVREGDKVRQGQVLLEVWNQDLHAQAALQQAQIAANLAAAEQACQLAGGAEREAARISRLGRRDQIVSEEQVDKSVTGGKAQRAACLAAQRAVDVAQAQLGVAEAAIQRTLVKAPFDGTVAEVNAELGEFVTPSPPGIPTLPPIDLLDLSCLIVSAPIDEVDAAALKTGMTACVSLDAFPDKRCSGVVSRIAPYVLEKEKQARTVEVEVTMKDPKDLAELMPGYSADIEVLLNRKASALRLPAEAILENNRVLTIDADGILRERGFKPGLSNWSYTEVLDGLQAGERVVVSLGKEGVKAGARVKVVE, encoded by the coding sequence ATGAAATACAAAATTCCGATCGCCGCGACCTTGCTGGCCGTGGCTGGCGCGATTTGGCTGGCCAACCGCAAGCCGGCGCCGATCGATGTCGAAGTCTATACATTGGCCGAGGGCGAGGTGCGCGCCACGGTCGCCAACACTCGGGTCGGCACGGTCAAGGCCTGCCGGCGCGCCTATCTGGCGCCGGCCACCGGCGGTCAGGTCGCCAAGCTGCACGTGCGGGAAGGCGATAAGGTTCGGCAAGGCCAGGTATTGCTGGAAGTCTGGAACCAGGATTTGCACGCCCAGGCCGCGTTGCAGCAGGCCCAAATCGCTGCTAACCTTGCCGCCGCCGAGCAAGCCTGCCAACTGGCCGGCGGCGCCGAGCGCGAAGCGGCCCGGATCAGCCGCTTGGGGCGGCGCGACCAAATCGTTTCCGAAGAACAAGTCGACAAATCGGTGACCGGCGGCAAAGCCCAGCGCGCCGCCTGTCTGGCTGCGCAACGGGCGGTCGATGTGGCGCAAGCCCAGCTCGGCGTCGCCGAGGCCGCCATCCAGCGCACGTTGGTCAAGGCGCCTTTCGACGGCACCGTCGCCGAAGTCAATGCCGAGCTCGGCGAATTCGTCACGCCGTCGCCGCCGGGCATTCCGACCCTGCCGCCGATCGATTTGCTGGACTTGAGTTGTTTGATCGTGTCGGCGCCGATCGACGAGGTCGATGCCGCCGCGCTGAAAACCGGCATGACCGCCTGCGTATCGCTGGACGCGTTTCCGGACAAGCGCTGCTCCGGCGTGGTCAGCCGCATCGCGCCCTATGTGTTGGAAAAGGAAAAGCAAGCCCGCACCGTCGAAGTCGAAGTCACCATGAAAGACCCGAAAGATCTGGCCGAACTGATGCCCGGCTACAGCGCCGACATCGAAGTGCTGCTGAACCGGAAGGCAAGCGCCTTGCGCCTGCCGGCCGAAGCCATTCTGGAAAATAACCGGGTGTTGACGATAGATGCCGACGGCATCTTGCGCGAGCGCGGCTTCAAACCCGGTTTGTCCAACTGGAGCTATACCGAAGTGCTGGATGGCCTGCAAGCCGGCGAGCGAGTAGTCGTGTCGCTCGGCAAGGAAGGCGTTAAGGCCGGCGCGCGGGTCAAGGTCGTCGAGTGA
- a CDS encoding ABC transporter ATP-binding protein, giving the protein MIRLSGIGRQFQVGEQTVQALRGIDLHVARGDYLSVMGPSGSGKSTLLNIIALLDQPSAGSYWLNGRDVTQLSDDELARTRRDNIGFVFQFFHLIPRLTAAENVEMPMILAGIPAKQRRERVGEALASVSLADRAEHRPNQLSGGQLQRIAIARAMIMRPAILLADEPTGNLDSQSGLEIVELLENLNRQGVTLVVITHDPNLGARAGRQVRIVDGALV; this is encoded by the coding sequence GTGATACGGCTGAGCGGCATCGGCCGGCAATTCCAGGTCGGCGAACAAACCGTGCAAGCCTTGCGCGGCATCGATTTGCACGTGGCGCGCGGCGATTACTTGTCGGTGATGGGGCCGTCCGGCTCCGGCAAATCGACCTTGCTGAACATTATTGCCCTGCTGGATCAGCCCAGCGCCGGAAGCTACTGGCTGAACGGCCGGGATGTCACCCAACTCAGCGATGACGAACTGGCGCGAACCCGGCGCGATAACATCGGCTTCGTATTTCAGTTTTTTCATCTGATCCCGCGCCTGACCGCCGCCGAAAATGTCGAAATGCCGATGATCCTGGCAGGCATTCCGGCCAAGCAACGCCGGGAACGGGTCGGCGAGGCGCTGGCCTCGGTGAGCTTGGCCGACCGCGCCGAACACCGCCCCAACCAACTGTCCGGCGGCCAGTTGCAGCGCATCGCCATCGCCCGCGCGATGATCATGCGCCCGGCTATTCTGCTGGCCGACGAGCCGACCGGCAACCTGGACAGCCAGTCCGGCCTGGAAATCGTCGAACTGCTGGAAAACCTGAATCGGCAGGGCGTCACGCTGGTCGTCATCACCCACGATCCCAATCTGGGCGCGCGGGCCGGAAGGCAAGTCAGGATAGTGGATGGGGCGTTGGTTTGA
- a CDS encoding DUF3466 family protein, translating into MTPLFLFSKTRRSNTMQNAKTLLTLLLGLSLQSTPVQAATYTVTDLGTLGGTSSSATAINNSGQVAGHSRTADRTNRAFLFRNGVISDIGVSGSFGSAATGINDSGQIVGDNSVTMTASRGFLYSGNGITEFGTLGGTNSAASAINNATQVVGWSNTADEAQHAFIYSDGVMTDLGALGGTSSEASDINDSGQVVGWAQTANGEIHAFAYDNATMTDLGTLGGPTSGATGINGRGQVVGYANVPGELYGHAFLYDRGVMNDLGSLYGIGSIANDINDSGQIVGNVFTTGDLEEHAFIYDNGVMTDLNRLIAANSGWNLVTALAINDRGQIVGSGFNPQHESHAFLLTPTAVPIPSVTYLFASALLGLGWLGRPRRWSGRSGPDSGCFAVLRLI; encoded by the coding sequence GTGACGCCGCTGTTTTTGTTTTCAAAAACGCGTAGGAGTAACACTATGCAAAACGCTAAGACTCTACTGACTTTGTTGCTTGGGCTTTCGCTGCAATCCACGCCCGTTCAAGCAGCTACATACACTGTTACGGACCTAGGTACGCTGGGTGGCACTAGTAGTTCCGCCACGGCCATCAATAACAGCGGTCAAGTGGCGGGTCATTCCCGGACGGCCGATCGAACTAATCGCGCTTTTTTGTTTCGAAACGGCGTTATCAGCGATATAGGCGTCTCCGGCAGTTTTGGCAGCGCCGCCACCGGTATTAACGATAGCGGGCAAATCGTTGGCGATAACAGTGTGACGATGACGGCTTCTCGCGGCTTTCTTTACAGTGGCAATGGGATAACCGAATTCGGCACCTTGGGCGGCACGAATAGTGCCGCTTCGGCCATCAACAATGCGACGCAAGTGGTGGGCTGGTCCAATACCGCGGACGAGGCCCAACATGCGTTTATTTACAGTGACGGCGTGATGACCGATTTGGGCGCCTTGGGCGGAACTTCGAGCGAAGCAAGCGACATCAACGACAGCGGGCAAGTCGTTGGTTGGGCTCAAACTGCGAACGGCGAAATACATGCGTTTGCGTACGACAACGCCACGATGACTGATCTGGGTACGTTAGGTGGTCCCACCAGTGGCGCCACGGGCATTAACGGCAGAGGGCAAGTGGTGGGCTACGCGAATGTACCCGGCGAACTTTATGGGCACGCCTTCCTATACGACCGCGGCGTCATGAACGACCTTGGCAGTTTATATGGTATCGGTAGTATCGCCAACGACATCAACGATAGCGGGCAAATCGTCGGTAATGTCTTCACCACCGGTGATTTGGAGGAGCATGCCTTTATTTACGATAACGGCGTCATGACCGATTTAAACCGCCTAATCGCGGCCAATTCCGGTTGGAACTTGGTCACAGCCTTGGCCATTAATGATCGGGGACAAATTGTGGGTTCGGGTTTCAATCCGCAACATGAATCCCACGCGTTTTTATTGACACCCACTGCTGTTCCCATTCCGTCCGTCACCTATCTATTCGCTTCCGCTTTGCTGGGCCTAGGATGGTTAGGAAGGCCGCGTAGGTGGTCCGGGCGAAGCGGCCCGGACTCCGGTTGCTTTGCGGTCTTGCGTTTGATTTAG
- a CDS encoding phospholipase D-like domain-containing protein: protein MQAAEHYARPVFGKLGGYFPRGNDFRESFDIRWGKLDFEMSHGVAANLKVILRVYRAEICETYIVDTDAYDIEWNRHKRSTRDFYVLPYSRQFGKIHCIKFAFIVHLGEHSIASRQEYIFMDGQQPSDPEPQHRHIGDHWATPNHYRAHELDPKQLQSDADWYSQRFDTLNLTPKFTKGQQHHPYHPKRYIHDHIDKTIAAKHHQPRRLCTIKVSVDCIDDHDFINHLIHASRQGVLVQCVVDWRKMTLTNSDNYARLKRAGIELVGVFCTPKHHLIEVEPDMHTKFVIFNDEDCILGSFNITFDRWWANWESGMSFHSQGVCRLLDNIFQSQRGGVIQKYGIDPLSPFNLLYTFGRQTMANGKVYRPHHAILAEIHRARRSIKVCLFLIGDLLGDHHDSVVSALIQARDRGVDVQLLLNGHLARQGKIGVERPMRDELARPLLPAVQRLKDAGIRVGLVYGQDDLPVPYSPIHSKYCVIDDYIVIDGSFNWYNTSVFSHDLLVVAANRDVAQPYLFEFEQIQRLFRVFY, encoded by the coding sequence ATGCAAGCAGCAGAACATTACGCTAGGCCGGTGTTCGGCAAACTGGGCGGTTACTTTCCGCGCGGCAATGATTTTCGGGAAAGCTTCGACATCCGCTGGGGCAAGCTCGATTTCGAGATGAGTCACGGCGTCGCGGCCAATTTGAAAGTGATTTTGCGCGTGTACCGGGCCGAGATTTGCGAGACTTATATCGTCGATACCGACGCCTACGACATCGAATGGAACCGCCATAAACGCAGCACCCGCGACTTCTACGTGCTGCCCTACTCGCGCCAGTTCGGCAAGATTCACTGCATCAAGTTTGCGTTCATCGTCCATCTCGGCGAACATTCGATCGCCTCCCGCCAGGAATACATCTTCATGGACGGCCAGCAACCCAGCGATCCCGAACCGCAGCATCGCCACATCGGCGACCATTGGGCGACGCCCAACCATTATCGTGCCCACGAACTCGATCCCAAGCAATTACAAAGCGACGCCGACTGGTACTCCCAACGTTTCGACACACTCAATCTGACGCCGAAATTCACCAAGGGGCAACAGCACCACCCCTACCATCCCAAGCGCTACATCCACGACCACATCGACAAGACCATCGCCGCCAAGCATCATCAGCCGCGGCGGCTTTGCACGATCAAGGTCAGCGTCGATTGCATAGACGACCACGACTTCATCAACCACCTGATCCACGCCAGCCGCCAGGGCGTGCTGGTGCAATGCGTCGTCGATTGGCGCAAGATGACGCTGACCAACAGCGACAACTACGCACGCCTGAAACGGGCCGGCATCGAATTGGTCGGCGTGTTCTGCACCCCCAAGCATCATCTGATCGAAGTCGAGCCGGACATGCACACCAAGTTCGTGATCTTCAACGACGAGGACTGCATCCTCGGCTCGTTCAACATCACCTTCGACCGCTGGTGGGCCAACTGGGAATCGGGGATGAGCTTTCATTCGCAGGGCGTGTGCCGGCTGCTGGACAACATCTTCCAAAGCCAGCGCGGCGGCGTCATCCAAAAATACGGCATCGACCCGCTCAGCCCGTTCAATCTGCTGTACACCTTCGGCCGGCAAACCATGGCCAACGGCAAGGTCTACCGGCCGCATCACGCGATACTCGCCGAAATCCACCGCGCCCGCCGCTCGATCAAGGTCTGTCTGTTTCTGATCGGCGACCTGCTCGGCGACCACCACGACAGCGTGGTGTCGGCGCTGATCCAGGCCCGCGATCGCGGCGTGGACGTGCAACTGTTGCTGAACGGTCATCTGGCCCGCCAAGGCAAGATCGGCGTCGAGCGGCCAATGCGCGACGAACTGGCCCGCCCGCTGTTGCCGGCCGTGCAGCGCCTGAAGGACGCCGGCATCCGGGTCGGCTTGGTGTACGGCCAAGACGATCTGCCGGTGCCCTACTCGCCAATACACAGCAAATACTGCGTCATCGACGACTACATCGTCATCGACGGCAGCTTCAACTGGTACAACACCTCGGTGTTCTCCCACGACTTGCTGGTGGTCGCCGCCAACCGCGACGTGGCCCAACCGTATTTGTTCGAATTCGAACAGATTCAAAGGTTGTTCAGGGTGTTTTATTGA
- a CDS encoding endonuclease/exonuclease/phosphatase family protein: MDPIRLLYTSNTAGGRAGARRQTLTFLILVADLDYRKTVDVVWCGRDGVWQRLPANYLTKTPEGGEVWHAVAEFGAEAGSALPGGIRFALHYRWPDGEAWDNNLGRDYQTRAGSGHHLADDLVLQTLTLPTALDLETVEWPVVVATDARLDIDHVSVHWSGDGWRRTRQAPCKAAGRRRKPVAGPATGLKPARLWHTRLRIGEAFRIEYCIAAHTRSRSYWDNRAGQNYRLSRPPLRVLVLNLHCYQEDDQDRKFSQIARAIDDWRADLVCLQEVAEHWNNGYGDWPSNAANIINARLSRPFHLHCDWSHLGFDRYREGVAILSRYPLERQESRYVSDSSDVYSIHSRKVVAANVTLPRFGRIDVFSAHLSWWEDGFESQFRRLAAWADARRDSEVCGTLLCGDFNVAAGSIGYRLIVEGNQYRDQYLAASAPNLYQQIYRVNDPHWHNYLAEDYRIDYIFMNKSGALKAVAARAVFTEQDYGRVSDHCGYLFEFEPR; this comes from the coding sequence ATGGACCCGATACGCTTGCTTTACACCAGCAATACCGCCGGCGGCCGGGCCGGCGCGCGCCGTCAAACCTTAACCTTCCTGATCCTGGTCGCCGATCTGGACTACCGCAAAACCGTCGATGTGGTCTGGTGCGGCCGCGACGGCGTCTGGCAACGCCTTCCCGCGAACTATCTGACCAAAACGCCGGAAGGCGGCGAAGTTTGGCATGCGGTGGCGGAGTTCGGCGCCGAGGCAGGGTCGGCCTTACCGGGCGGGATCCGGTTCGCGCTGCACTACCGTTGGCCGGACGGCGAAGCCTGGGATAATAATCTAGGCCGCGACTATCAAACCCGCGCCGGCAGCGGCCATCATCTGGCCGACGATTTGGTCTTGCAAACCTTGACCTTGCCGACGGCCTTGGATCTGGAAACCGTCGAATGGCCTGTCGTGGTCGCGACCGACGCAAGGCTGGACATCGATCATGTCAGCGTGCATTGGAGCGGCGACGGTTGGCGGCGCACCCGGCAAGCACCGTGCAAGGCGGCCGGCCGCCGCCGCAAACCGGTCGCGGGACCCGCGACCGGCCTGAAGCCGGCCCGGCTTTGGCACACTCGCTTGCGGATCGGCGAAGCCTTTCGCATCGAATATTGCATCGCCGCCCACACCCGGTCCCGCAGCTACTGGGACAATCGCGCCGGCCAAAACTACCGGCTCAGCCGACCACCGCTACGGGTGCTGGTGTTGAATCTGCATTGTTATCAGGAAGACGATCAGGACCGCAAATTCAGCCAAATCGCCCGCGCCATCGACGACTGGCGGGCCGATTTGGTGTGCTTGCAGGAAGTCGCCGAGCATTGGAACAACGGCTACGGCGACTGGCCGTCCAACGCCGCCAACATCATTAACGCGCGGCTATCGCGACCGTTTCACTTGCATTGCGATTGGTCGCATCTGGGTTTCGACCGCTACCGGGAAGGGGTCGCCATCCTCAGCCGCTATCCGCTGGAACGCCAGGAATCGCGCTACGTGTCCGACAGCAGCGACGTCTACAGCATACACTCTCGCAAAGTAGTCGCCGCCAACGTCACGCTGCCGCGCTTCGGCCGCATCGACGTATTCTCGGCGCATCTGAGCTGGTGGGAAGACGGGTTCGAAAGCCAATTCCGCCGTTTGGCGGCCTGGGCCGACGCCCGCCGCGACAGCGAGGTCTGCGGCACTCTGCTGTGCGGCGACTTCAACGTCGCGGCCGGCTCGATCGGCTACCGCTTGATCGTCGAAGGCAACCAATACCGCGATCAATATTTGGCGGCCAGCGCGCCCAATTTGTACCAACAAATCTACCGGGTCAACGATCCGCACTGGCATAACTACTTGGCGGAAGACTATCGAATCGATTACATTTTCATGAACAAGAGCGGCGCGCTCAAGGCCGTCGCCGCCAGGGCGGTGTTTACCGAACAGGACTACGGCAGGGTTTCCGATCATTGCGGTTATCTTTTCGAGTTCGAGCCCCGTTAA